In Candidatus Methanomethylophilus alvi Mx1201, a genomic segment contains:
- the nadX gene encoding aspartate dehydrogenase — MRITIVGCGSIGSRLAKAADDMEEVKRIYLVDIRKDLADNVAASLRKAIVVDSVEDELYHCDLVIEASSQAAAKEVAPKVVARGVDIMIMSVGSLVDDDYRNTLFQSAKEHEAKIFIPTGALCGVDGLRSASCDEIDSVELITTKGPKSLAGVQYLVDKGIEVDKIKEKTVIYLGPAREAVKIFPKNINVAATVSLLGLGFDRTKVTIVLDPAATSNSHELRFEGKFGKAVAHTFNVPEADNPKTSHLAALAAISALKRICRNEWIGV; from the coding sequence ATGAGAATAACTATCGTCGGATGCGGTTCCATCGGCTCCAGGCTGGCCAAGGCCGCGGATGACATGGAAGAGGTCAAGAGGATCTACCTGGTCGACATAAGGAAGGATCTGGCCGACAATGTGGCCGCCTCCCTCAGGAAGGCGATCGTCGTGGATTCCGTGGAGGACGAGCTCTACCACTGCGACCTAGTCATCGAGGCATCCTCGCAGGCCGCCGCCAAAGAGGTGGCACCTAAAGTGGTCGCGAGAGGGGTGGACATCATGATCATGTCCGTCGGATCCCTCGTGGACGACGATTACAGGAACACACTCTTCCAGAGTGCCAAAGAGCACGAGGCCAAGATATTCATCCCCACAGGGGCATTGTGCGGCGTCGACGGTCTGAGAAGTGCCAGCTGCGATGAGATCGATTCCGTCGAACTCATCACCACCAAGGGTCCGAAGTCTCTTGCGGGCGTACAGTATCTCGTAGACAAGGGCATAGAGGTCGACAAGATCAAAGAGAAGACGGTCATTTACTTGGGTCCTGCCAGGGAGGCCGTCAAGATCTTCCCGAAGAACATCAACGTGGCGGCCACCGTCTCCCTTCTGGGTCTCGGTTTCGACAGGACCAAGGTCACCATAGTTCTGGATCCCGCGGCCACCAGCAACTCCCACGAGCTTAGGTTCGAAGGGAAATTCGGTAAGGCCGTGGCACACACATTCAATGTGCCCGAGGCCGATAATCCCAAGACGTCCCATCTCGCCGCCCTCG